In one window of Archocentrus centrarchus isolate MPI-CPG fArcCen1 unplaced genomic scaffold, fArcCen1 scaffold_104_ctg1, whole genome shotgun sequence DNA:
- the LOC115775317 gene encoding anterior gradient protein 2 homolog, whose product MIKSALSVLLVLVAISSAFAAKYIPKSGKRVPQTLSRGWGDQLIWAQTYEEGLYWSRSRNKPLMVIFHLEDCPHSQALKKVFSEDNEIQKILDEDFIVLNLVYETTDKHLSPDGQYVPRLLFVDPSMTVRADVTGRYANRMYAYEPGDIKLLISNMQKAKKLLKSEL is encoded by the exons ATGATCAAATCAGCACTGTCTGTGCTCTTGGTCCTGGTAGCCATTTCTTCTGCTTTTGCTGCAAAATACATCCCCAAGAGTGGAAAGAGGGTCCCTCAGACTCTGTCCAGAG GATGGGGTGATCAGCTGATATGGGCTCAGACTTATGAGGAGGGTCTCTACTGGTCCAGGTCAAG GAACAAGCCTCTGATGGTCATATTTCACCTTGAAGACTGCCCACACAGTCAGG CGCTGAAGAAAGTGTTCTCCGAGGACAACGAGATCCAGAAAATCCTCGATGAGGACTTCATTGTCCTCAATCTGGTG TATGAAACTACTGACAAACATCTGTCTCCTGATGGACAGTATGTTCCCAGACTCCTTTTTGTTG ACCCCTCAATGACAGTGAGGGCTGACGTCACTGGCCGCTATGCTAACCGCATGTATGCCTATGAACCAGGTGACATCAAACTTT TGATTAGCAACATGCAGAAGGCTAAGAAGCTCCTAAAGTCTGAGCTGTGA